In Stieleria varia, one genomic interval encodes:
- a CDS encoding FadR/GntR family transcriptional regulator, whose product MQIEAIQRQTTADLVVQRIARVIEEQNLSAGQRLPGEHDLVEQLKVSRPVLREALARLQSMGLVDIQRGRGTFVASRTSLANCVRLLRSAVTISPQELRSYAELRTAIEVQAARQAAELATEEDVAELTALLKQLDDQNLPYAEALELDFRFHRRLIDIAGNPLMQNMIEVIYEFVLTQMVRTTPSPRENKLGRRLHREIVAAIADHDANAAERAMREHMDVVLSRLKKEALA is encoded by the coding sequence ATGCAAATCGAAGCGATCCAGCGGCAGACGACGGCGGATCTGGTCGTCCAGCGGATTGCCCGGGTCATCGAAGAGCAAAACTTGTCGGCAGGACAACGGTTGCCCGGGGAGCATGACCTAGTCGAGCAGCTCAAGGTGAGTCGGCCCGTCTTGCGTGAGGCGCTTGCTCGTCTGCAAAGCATGGGGCTTGTCGATATCCAACGTGGACGCGGCACGTTTGTCGCAAGCCGCACGAGTCTGGCCAACTGCGTGCGGTTGCTGCGTTCCGCGGTCACGATCTCGCCGCAGGAACTACGCTCCTACGCGGAATTGCGGACGGCAATTGAAGTGCAGGCAGCGCGGCAAGCGGCGGAATTGGCCACCGAAGAAGACGTCGCAGAGCTGACCGCCTTGTTGAAGCAGCTTGACGATCAGAATCTGCCGTACGCCGAAGCATTGGAGCTGGACTTTCGTTTCCATCGCAGGTTGATCGACATCGCGGGCAATCCGCTGATGCAGAACATGATTGAGGTGATTTACGAGTTTGTCCTCACTCAGATGGTACGCACCACGCCATCGCCGCGAGAAAACAAACTTGGTCGCCGGCTGCATCGCGAGATCGTAGCTGCCATCGCGGATCATGACGCGAACGCCGCAGAACGAGCGATGCGGGAGCACATGGATGTTGTTCTCTCGCGTTTGAAAAAAGAGGCTCTCGCATGA
- a CDS encoding glycosyltransferase produces MFDSTCQADKPIRVGYVVKRYPRYSETFIVNEILAHEAVGLPIEIFSVRPPVDTHFQDIISQVRAPVHYLPTNLSKSSDFWQLIGDASKRHSFLASRLSKVIGHNPAVVTAAIAMADQATKTGITHFHAHFATSAADIAWLASQLTEIPFTLTAHAKDIFHEDVDHAALVQKLQAAHATITVSDFNVDFLQQNFGDAADRVERIYNGLNLNHFPFSSPRNREPVVLAVGRLVEKKGFDVLIDACSILAERNVSFRTCIIGDGPLMPDLRRHAETSMPDNQIEFLGPQRQEVVKTALRGAAVFAAPCVEGSDGNRDGLPTVLLESMAIGTPCVSTPVTGIPEAIMNDETGLLVPQRDPTKLADALQRLLRDGELRVRLAEAARQHIERNFDIHRNTAKQRRLFGSSIHDSPHAADRLVSAGVA; encoded by the coding sequence TTGTTTGATTCGACTTGCCAAGCAGATAAGCCCATTCGCGTGGGGTACGTCGTCAAGCGTTATCCACGCTATTCAGAGACATTCATCGTCAACGAGATACTCGCTCATGAAGCAGTTGGGCTGCCGATCGAAATCTTTTCCGTTCGCCCGCCCGTCGACACGCACTTTCAAGACATCATCTCGCAGGTACGAGCTCCAGTGCACTACTTGCCAACGAACCTATCAAAGTCCAGCGACTTCTGGCAATTGATTGGCGACGCCTCGAAACGCCATTCGTTTCTCGCCTCTCGCTTATCAAAAGTGATAGGGCACAATCCGGCTGTCGTCACTGCGGCGATCGCCATGGCAGATCAAGCGACCAAGACAGGAATCACGCACTTCCACGCGCACTTTGCGACAAGTGCTGCGGACATCGCATGGCTGGCAAGTCAACTGACAGAAATCCCATTCACGTTGACGGCTCACGCGAAGGACATTTTCCATGAAGACGTCGATCACGCGGCTCTTGTACAGAAGCTTCAGGCAGCACACGCTACCATCACGGTCAGCGATTTCAACGTGGATTTTCTGCAGCAAAACTTTGGTGATGCGGCCGATCGAGTCGAACGAATCTACAACGGCTTGAATCTAAATCACTTTCCATTTTCCTCCCCACGAAATCGAGAGCCAGTTGTCTTGGCTGTTGGACGTTTGGTCGAAAAGAAGGGATTTGATGTGCTGATCGACGCCTGTTCGATTCTTGCAGAACGCAACGTTTCGTTCCGAACTTGCATCATCGGAGATGGCCCCTTGATGCCTGACCTCCGTCGACATGCCGAAACCTCGATGCCCGACAATCAGATCGAGTTTCTCGGCCCGCAGCGCCAAGAAGTCGTCAAAACGGCGTTGCGAGGCGCAGCCGTTTTCGCAGCACCGTGCGTCGAGGGATCCGACGGTAATCGCGACGGATTGCCCACGGTGTTGCTTGAATCCATGGCCATCGGGACACCCTGTGTTTCGACCCCCGTAACAGGGATTCCGGAAGCAATCATGAATGACGAGACTGGCTTGCTCGTTCCCCAACGTGATCCGACCAAGTTGGCCGACGCACTTCAACGATTACTTCGTGACGGAGAGCTTCGCGTGCGGCTTGCAGAAGCGGCTCGACAGCATATTGAACGGAACTTTGATATCCATCGCAACACGGCGAAACAACGAAGGCTATTCGGGTCGTCAATACACGATTCGCCTCACGCCGCCGATAGGCTCGTCAGTGCGGGGGTGGCGTAA
- a CDS encoding glycosyltransferase family protein — translation MNLHFPTIKKLGSEPRIALYSHDTMGLGHLRRNILIASILAESPINANVLVVSGAREACHFAMMAGVDCVTLPSLCKDVSGDYTGKHLRWTFRETTSLRSKILASTLNAFSPDVFIVDKVPRGIGNELDEALADIGEKGTTRCVLGLREILDDPATVMKQWIECDAEKTIRDHYDEVWIYGDSAIYDSVQQYAFGCETADRCVYTGFLDQSRRINPSIRRNCPEHQAESIAVCVIGGGQDGMQLASAFASARMPLGWKGILITGPFLPEADRMWLRQTVASKSDCELVENLVEADGYISQADRVVSMAGYNTIASILSFEKPALVVPRMAPRREQWIRANELARHGLLTTLSPDDLTPRAITDWIECPDVPKPTANSVDLGGLDRIVESVNRWLPQRSASSTQPSEVSIV, via the coding sequence ATGAATCTACACTTTCCAACTATCAAGAAGCTTGGGTCCGAACCACGGATCGCCCTGTATTCCCACGACACCATGGGACTGGGGCATTTACGCCGCAACATCCTGATTGCGTCGATCTTGGCCGAATCTCCAATCAACGCGAACGTTTTGGTCGTGTCAGGAGCGAGGGAAGCTTGCCATTTTGCCATGATGGCGGGCGTCGATTGTGTTACGCTCCCATCGCTTTGCAAGGATGTGTCCGGCGACTACACCGGTAAGCACTTGCGATGGACATTTCGCGAAACCACATCGCTTCGCTCCAAGATCCTAGCATCAACACTGAACGCTTTTTCGCCCGATGTATTCATTGTCGACAAAGTCCCGCGGGGCATCGGCAACGAATTGGACGAGGCACTCGCTGACATCGGTGAAAAAGGAACAACACGATGCGTGCTTGGACTACGCGAGATCCTGGACGATCCCGCGACGGTCATGAAGCAATGGATCGAATGTGACGCCGAGAAAACGATTCGTGACCACTACGACGAAGTATGGATCTACGGTGATTCCGCTATCTATGATTCGGTTCAACAGTATGCGTTCGGATGCGAAACAGCGGATCGTTGTGTGTACACGGGATTCTTGGATCAAAGTCGGCGAATCAATCCATCGATACGACGAAACTGTCCAGAACACCAAGCAGAATCGATAGCCGTATGTGTGATCGGTGGCGGGCAAGACGGAATGCAACTTGCCTCAGCATTCGCATCAGCTCGCATGCCGCTGGGTTGGAAAGGAATTCTGATCACAGGGCCCTTCTTACCCGAAGCAGACCGGATGTGGCTACGTCAAACCGTTGCGTCAAAGTCCGACTGCGAGCTGGTAGAAAACCTCGTTGAGGCGGACGGGTACATCTCGCAGGCGGATCGAGTGGTTTCGATGGCGGGTTACAACACCATCGCATCCATCCTCTCGTTCGAAAAACCTGCGTTGGTCGTTCCGCGCATGGCACCGCGACGCGAGCAATGGATTCGCGCTAATGAACTTGCTCGCCATGGCCTGCTGACAACTCTCTCGCCCGACGATCTCACGCCGAGGGCAATCACAGATTGGATCGAGTGCCCTGACGTGCCCAAACCGACTGCGAATTCGGTCGACCTGGGGGGGCTAGATCGCATTGTCGAAAGCGTCAACCGCTGGCTTCCACAGCGTTCCGCGTCCTCAACACAACCATCGGAGGTGTCCATTGTTTGA
- a CDS encoding DUF1559 domain-containing protein, whose translation MRRRPYSIPVEHLCSEKRPQYESLRNAFTLIELLVAIAIIGILVGLLLPGVQAAREATRRTQCSNQVRQVALAFHNHQNQFKHLPSGGWRFDTPPTYVGSNPVIGAEQRAGWAFQLLPFIEATATWQAGVEESIGLPTQVYFCPSRRSAQTITVPDNYDPPITGGDITHALIDYAASNRDGTGVVRRFSPRRMRDILDGTSDTLLVAEKRLNVTFVGTPQDDDNEGYTAGWNTDTMRSTLKQPLPDIKGLGDGDDRFGSSHPGLFIIALADGSCRTVDYSIDSEVFRQLGDIDDGSVIEEY comes from the coding sequence ATGCGAAGAAGACCTTATTCAATACCCGTTGAACATCTCTGTTCAGAGAAACGTCCGCAGTATGAATCTCTCCGCAATGCGTTCACGCTGATTGAGTTGCTCGTGGCGATTGCGATCATCGGAATCTTGGTTGGACTGTTATTGCCTGGCGTTCAGGCCGCGCGTGAAGCGACTCGCCGAACTCAATGCAGCAACCAAGTTCGCCAAGTCGCATTAGCGTTTCACAATCATCAAAATCAGTTCAAGCATTTACCCTCAGGTGGTTGGCGATTTGATACGCCGCCTACCTACGTTGGAAGCAACCCAGTGATTGGCGCTGAACAGCGAGCGGGTTGGGCATTTCAATTACTGCCTTTCATTGAAGCGACCGCTACGTGGCAAGCAGGCGTCGAAGAATCGATTGGCTTGCCAACACAAGTGTATTTTTGCCCGTCGCGTCGATCTGCTCAAACGATCACAGTTCCCGACAACTACGACCCGCCGATAACTGGCGGCGACATCACACATGCTTTGATCGACTACGCGGCAAGCAACCGTGATGGAACGGGCGTTGTTCGGCGTTTCAGCCCACGTCGCATGCGTGACATCCTTGATGGAACGAGCGACACGTTATTGGTCGCAGAGAAGCGTCTGAACGTAACTTTCGTTGGCACACCGCAAGACGATGACAACGAAGGTTATACGGCAGGTTGGAACACCGACACGATGCGCAGCACATTGAAGCAGCCATTGCCGGACATCAAAGGGCTGGGCGATGGCGACGATCGATTTGGTTCGTCACATCCAGGCCTTTTCATCATCGCACTGGCAGACGGTTCTTGTCGAACGGTGGACTACTCCATTGACTCAGAGGTATTTCGGCAACTCGGCGACATTGATGACGGCTCCGTGATTGAGGAGTACTAG
- a CDS encoding HEAT repeat domain-containing protein — translation MPLSIGLGLLTWYVLLPEDPVVVLVRELQSADAEDRYDAAKDLEELGANALQAIDALSVALRDSEQKVRYRAAKALSRMGPPAARAVPSLAEALKDTERDVRYYAAKALYKIDNDAAPALQPIIQVLDQGETDPDIRRYLVKTLGEIGEDSEEAHRVVKKLARDPDPRVREEVTEVLGEFKEEEDRVSQ, via the coding sequence GTGCCCTTATCGATTGGATTGGGGCTACTGACATGGTACGTATTGCTGCCCGAGGATCCCGTTGTGGTTTTAGTAAGAGAGCTTCAGTCAGCCGACGCCGAAGATCGCTATGACGCGGCGAAAGACTTGGAGGAATTGGGAGCAAACGCGTTGCAAGCGATCGATGCACTGTCGGTCGCGTTACGCGATAGCGAGCAAAAAGTGCGGTATCGCGCGGCAAAGGCGCTTTCACGAATGGGACCACCTGCTGCAAGAGCCGTTCCGTCGTTGGCGGAGGCGTTAAAGGACACAGAACGGGACGTTCGATACTACGCCGCAAAAGCGCTCTACAAGATCGACAACGATGCTGCGCCAGCGCTTCAGCCAATCATCCAAGTGCTGGACCAAGGTGAAACCGATCCAGACATACGTCGCTATCTCGTGAAAACGCTTGGAGAGATCGGCGAAGATAGTGAAGAGGCTCACCGCGTCGTCAAGAAGTTGGCACGAGATCCAGACCCTCGAGTTCGAGAGGAAGTCACTGAAGTTCTCGGAGAGTTCAAAGAAGAGGAAGATCGAGTCTCGCAATGA
- a CDS encoding DUF1553 domain-containing protein has translation MKSRQISLALILLSICTLCRADERSIDFQTQIAPIFEQHCIRCHSSVSDKGDVSLETFDDLKANEFVIAGTPDASYLIDLVMSQDGEPPAMPQEATPLSNTEVDLLRRWIVQGAKWPDGVVVKEKSKADASWWAYQPLRSGLRHQSSNKKQSPGSGEKHSGEPCGIDEFIDTKLALHQLTPSPPADRRTLIRRLSFDLHGLPPTPEAVEAFVSDTDPEAYEKLVDRMLASPHYGERFAQHWLDIAHYADTHGFERDQRRDNAWRYRDYVIRALNEDKPYDRFLQEQIAGDVLWPDNEHAVVATGFLAAGPWDFVGQVETKSPELRRAARSLDLDDMATQVMTATMGMTVHCARCHDHKLDPISQQEYYRLRAVFAGVKRGDRVVSAAALKQYESQKQELTDRRNQLDFEQGRLEGVGLNLADIVGGGNGLGSGTYRNAIDPRNAKVQTRDFGNLGNVVTNTFSPSPFDFVDGVFIPDGENGVAEIPVSSTGVTITGLPKTSGKAWDMIRNGPVASQHSPELDGIDFTKDGHSLLGLHANAGITFDVAAIGRALLDTPSPLVGQVFNLPQTSEKRQVANLPHMRFTAKVGYFGAIGNHFADAWVFVDGRKVAEFRELQRAKGLQEIDVELPASTRFLTLVSTDGGNGYSMDQIGFGDPRVKLAEPATPTDKTRARLAEIDAEREQIEQELESLGPPPRFYGVVAEESVPAVRLLTRGDPESPSGGALAPASFSALAMLDPELGTLESGEGERRAALAGWITHPDNSLVRRVIVNRLWQWNFGTGLVDTPSDFGYGGGRPSHPELLDWLADEFAKRNWSLKAMHRLIVTSEAYKRGAGSQPSQSTAGQTDTGKGANPAEIDADNRLLWRQNPRRIDAEAIRDSVLFVSGKLSLHRGGPGFEDFQYQDAYAPIYTYITADKPSLWRRSIYRYIVRTTPDRFLTTLDCPDPANLTPRRQTTTTPLQSLALYNNDFMLRQSHYFAERLEKEAGNDSGDQVRRAFALAFGRQPSAEETRLATELVDKQGLFSLCRSLFNSNEFVYVD, from the coding sequence ATGAAGTCTCGGCAAATCTCACTCGCATTGATTCTGCTGTCGATTTGTACGCTCTGCCGAGCCGACGAGAGGTCGATCGATTTTCAGACGCAGATCGCGCCGATCTTTGAACAGCACTGCATCCGCTGTCATTCGTCGGTCAGCGACAAAGGCGATGTATCGCTGGAAACTTTCGACGACCTGAAGGCGAACGAGTTTGTCATTGCCGGGACTCCCGATGCCAGTTACCTGATCGATTTGGTCATGTCTCAGGATGGCGAGCCGCCGGCGATGCCACAGGAAGCGACGCCACTCTCCAACACGGAGGTGGACTTGCTGCGGCGATGGATTGTCCAAGGGGCGAAGTGGCCTGATGGCGTTGTTGTCAAAGAGAAGTCGAAAGCCGATGCGTCATGGTGGGCGTACCAACCACTTCGCAGTGGACTTCGCCATCAGTCCTCAAACAAAAAACAATCGCCAGGATCCGGCGAAAAGCATTCTGGCGAACCATGCGGTATCGATGAGTTCATCGATACCAAGCTCGCCCTGCACCAACTGACGCCAAGCCCACCAGCCGACCGACGCACGCTGATTCGGCGTCTGTCGTTTGATCTGCATGGATTGCCGCCGACGCCGGAAGCGGTTGAAGCGTTTGTTTCTGACACCGACCCGGAGGCATACGAAAAGCTCGTCGACCGGATGTTGGCTTCTCCACACTATGGCGAACGCTTTGCCCAACACTGGTTGGACATCGCTCACTACGCCGACACGCACGGTTTTGAGCGTGACCAACGGCGGGACAACGCGTGGCGTTATCGTGACTATGTGATCCGTGCGTTGAATGAAGACAAACCGTACGACCGATTTTTACAGGAGCAAATCGCAGGCGATGTGCTCTGGCCGGACAACGAACATGCGGTGGTTGCGACCGGATTTCTTGCCGCCGGTCCATGGGACTTTGTCGGTCAGGTGGAGACAAAGAGTCCCGAACTGCGTCGAGCGGCCAGATCGCTCGATCTGGATGACATGGCCACTCAAGTCATGACGGCCACGATGGGGATGACCGTTCATTGCGCGAGGTGCCACGATCACAAACTCGATCCGATCTCGCAGCAGGAGTATTACCGGTTGCGAGCGGTCTTTGCCGGAGTCAAGCGTGGCGACCGAGTGGTCAGCGCTGCGGCTCTCAAACAGTACGAATCACAAAAACAGGAACTGACCGATCGGCGCAACCAGCTTGATTTTGAGCAAGGAAGGTTGGAAGGCGTAGGGCTAAATCTTGCAGACATCGTTGGCGGCGGAAATGGACTCGGCTCGGGAACCTATCGAAACGCCATCGATCCGCGAAACGCCAAGGTGCAAACCCGCGACTTCGGTAACCTTGGAAATGTGGTGACCAACACATTTTCGCCATCCCCGTTTGACTTCGTCGATGGTGTTTTCATACCAGATGGTGAAAACGGCGTTGCAGAGATTCCCGTCAGTTCCACCGGGGTCACGATCACGGGTCTTCCCAAAACATCGGGCAAGGCGTGGGACATGATTCGCAACGGCCCGGTCGCTAGTCAGCATTCTCCAGAATTGGACGGAATCGACTTTACAAAAGACGGCCATAGCCTGCTGGGATTGCACGCGAACGCGGGGATCACTTTTGATGTTGCGGCCATCGGGCGTGCCCTCTTGGATACCCCATCACCTCTCGTGGGGCAGGTTTTCAACCTGCCGCAAACATCAGAAAAGAGGCAGGTTGCAAACCTGCCCCACATGCGTTTCACGGCCAAGGTGGGTTACTTTGGTGCCATCGGCAACCACTTTGCCGATGCGTGGGTGTTCGTGGACGGACGGAAGGTCGCCGAATTTCGCGAGCTACAACGAGCCAAGGGTTTGCAGGAAATCGACGTCGAACTACCTGCGTCGACTCGCTTTCTGACACTGGTTTCCACCGATGGCGGGAACGGCTACAGCATGGATCAGATCGGCTTCGGTGATCCGCGAGTGAAACTGGCAGAGCCAGCGACGCCGACGGATAAAACTCGCGCGCGGCTCGCGGAGATCGACGCTGAACGTGAGCAGATTGAGCAAGAGCTTGAGTCGCTCGGTCCGCCGCCGCGATTCTATGGAGTCGTCGCAGAAGAGTCTGTTCCGGCGGTGCGGCTATTGACTCGGGGCGACCCGGAATCTCCCAGTGGCGGTGCGCTGGCTCCCGCATCGTTTTCTGCGCTGGCGATGCTGGATCCCGAGTTGGGAACGTTGGAGTCCGGTGAAGGCGAACGTCGAGCTGCATTGGCGGGCTGGATCACACATCCGGACAACTCGCTTGTCCGCCGCGTGATCGTCAATCGTTTGTGGCAATGGAATTTCGGCACAGGACTGGTCGATACGCCCAGCGATTTTGGATACGGAGGCGGACGGCCATCACACCCCGAGTTGCTCGACTGGCTGGCTGACGAGTTTGCCAAACGCAACTGGTCCCTCAAGGCCATGCATCGGTTGATCGTCACAAGCGAGGCGTACAAACGTGGTGCAGGTTCTCAACCTTCCCAATCAACGGCAGGACAAACCGACACGGGCAAGGGTGCCAACCCTGCGGAGATCGACGCCGACAACCGGCTTCTTTGGCGTCAGAATCCACGCCGCATCGACGCCGAAGCGATTCGCGATTCCGTTTTGTTCGTCAGCGGCAAACTGAGTCTCCATCGCGGTGGTCCCGGCTTTGAGGATTTTCAGTACCAGGACGCTTACGCTCCGATTTATACTTACATCACTGCCGACAAACCATCGCTTTGGCGACGCAGCATTTATCGCTACATCGTTCGTACTACGCCTGACAGATTTCTCACCACGCTCGATTGTCCCGACCCGGCCAACCTGACGCCACGGCGACAGACGACCACGACGCCGCTGCAATCGTTGGCACTTTACAACAACGATTTCATGCTCCGGCAGTCTCATTACTTCGCCGAGCGACTCGAAAAGGAGGCTGGAAACGATTCGGGCGATCAAGTCAGGCGAGCCTTTGCGTTGGCGTTTGGACGGCAGCCATCCGCCGAAGAAACTCGTCTTGCGACGGAACTCGTGGATAAGCAGGGATTGTTCTCGCTGTGCCGGTCACTCTTCAATTCGAACGAGTTTGTGTATGTCGATTGA
- a CDS encoding ABC transporter ATP-binding protein, translating into MNFKSDQEPRSWHRAARLLAPYVLPYRCRIGSAMVCLLIAVALRIVEPLPLQFILDRVLAEQLSGNAATNEPDAIAILTVCAIAVVLIACVRAIVEYLRVVTFAWIGNRVVTQLRRDVFQHLQSLSLSFHNRARSGDLTIRLVGDLNMIRDVAVTALLPMLASVLILTGMSAVMLWMHVWLGMLAISVFPLFWLSATKSSRKIHTAAKQQRSREGALAATANESLSSVKVVQALSLEHHFADKFGAHSQKSMREGVKTSRLSAALERKVDVMIAIASALVLWQGARYVMAGELTIGGLVVFLAYLKRGFKPLQDFAKYTGRLSKALAAADRVLEILETSPDVRDSPNAVDAPAFEGKIQFRNVTFGYRADTPIFKNVSFTIAPGEIVAIVGPSGVGKSTLLSLICRLHDPDGGTILVDGHDIRDWTVTSLRRQQSIVMQDNAVFATTVRENIAIADADATDAEVEAAALTASAHEFITALPDGYNTLLGERGANLSRGQTQRLAIARATIQSPPIFLVDEPTTGLDEQNERMVVEGILRASEGRTTLIVTHQMEIATHADKVFVLHQGEIIEIGSHDELMGKEGVYATMYRNQQQGRSKLEYALQQ; encoded by the coding sequence ATGAACTTCAAGTCTGATCAAGAGCCACGCTCCTGGCATCGTGCTGCACGGTTGCTTGCTCCTTATGTGCTCCCGTACCGCTGCCGAATCGGCTCCGCGATGGTATGCCTGCTGATCGCAGTCGCACTAAGAATCGTCGAGCCGCTACCGCTGCAATTCATACTTGATCGAGTATTGGCTGAACAACTCTCTGGAAACGCAGCGACCAACGAGCCAGATGCAATCGCAATTCTGACGGTTTGTGCGATCGCAGTCGTTCTCATTGCATGCGTGCGGGCAATTGTTGAATACTTGCGAGTGGTGACGTTTGCTTGGATCGGAAACCGAGTCGTGACTCAGCTTCGGCGAGATGTATTTCAACACCTTCAATCTCTTTCACTTTCATTTCACAATCGCGCCAGAAGCGGCGATCTGACGATTCGATTGGTGGGTGATTTAAACATGATTCGAGATGTCGCTGTAACTGCGCTGTTGCCGATGCTCGCGAGCGTATTGATACTCACCGGCATGTCCGCCGTGATGCTTTGGATGCACGTGTGGCTTGGGATGCTGGCAATTTCGGTGTTTCCTCTGTTCTGGCTATCTGCAACCAAGAGCAGCCGAAAAATCCATACAGCTGCCAAGCAGCAGCGTTCTCGTGAAGGGGCGTTGGCCGCCACTGCAAACGAGTCACTTTCATCGGTGAAAGTGGTTCAGGCGCTTTCGCTAGAGCATCACTTTGCTGATAAGTTTGGCGCCCATAGCCAAAAGTCTATGCGTGAGGGGGTCAAGACAAGCCGCCTGTCTGCGGCACTCGAACGCAAGGTCGATGTGATGATCGCTATCGCATCGGCGTTGGTGCTGTGGCAAGGTGCTCGATATGTCATGGCTGGGGAACTAACAATCGGCGGACTCGTTGTGTTCCTGGCCTATCTAAAACGCGGGTTCAAGCCTTTGCAGGACTTTGCGAAATACACGGGACGCCTCTCCAAGGCTTTGGCCGCCGCCGATCGTGTGCTTGAGATTCTCGAGACATCACCTGACGTCCGGGACAGCCCGAACGCAGTCGACGCGCCGGCATTCGAGGGGAAAATCCAGTTTCGAAATGTCACATTCGGCTACCGAGCTGACACGCCCATTTTCAAGAACGTTTCATTCACGATCGCCCCCGGAGAAATCGTGGCCATTGTGGGGCCATCCGGTGTTGGAAAATCAACCCTTCTCAGTTTGATCTGTCGGCTCCATGATCCTGACGGGGGAACGATCCTGGTCGACGGACATGACATTCGTGATTGGACGGTCACGTCACTACGACGCCAGCAAAGTATCGTGATGCAAGACAACGCGGTCTTTGCCACGACCGTCCGAGAAAACATAGCCATCGCTGACGCCGATGCAACGGACGCCGAAGTGGAGGCTGCAGCACTCACGGCCAGTGCCCATGAATTCATCACTGCATTACCCGATGGGTACAACACGCTTCTTGGCGAACGAGGAGCGAACCTGTCTCGGGGACAGACGCAACGGCTTGCGATTGCCCGAGCGACAATTCAATCACCGCCAATCTTTTTGGTAGATGAACCCACGACTGGACTCGATGAACAGAACGAACGAATGGTCGTGGAAGGCATTCTCCGCGCGAGCGAGGGCCGCACCACACTGATCGTCACGCATCAAATGGAGATTGCGACCCACGCTGACAAGGTTTTTGTCTTGCATCAAGGCGAAATCATTGAGATCGGATCTCACGATGAACTCATGGGAAAAGAAGGTGTTTACGCGACGATGTATCGGAACCAACAACAAGGGAGGTCGAAGCTTGAATATGCTCTCCAGCAGTAA
- a CDS encoding glycosyltransferase family 4 protein has protein sequence MRIAYVCADPGVPVFGSKGCSIHVQEMVRAMLARGNDVELFVARTGGEPPPDLRNCIVHEMSIPHCENTRTREVEQVLWNQRVARALDSRPKFDFIYERYALWSANAMLWAKRKNIPSVLEVNSPLIDEQANHRELVQSHLASVMTRDAMRNARTTYVVSHQIVPYCRRFVSEKRSVHVIPNGVNTDRFSPGSKATDPFPGLTIGFIGSLKPWHGVDGLIEAFLRVCRSTRLDLTHPERHATCRLLIVGDGPECQAIKARVLEHAELRDSVRLIGAVDPQSVPGWLNSMDIAVAPYPDLDDFYFSPLKVYEYMAAGRVVLGSATGQIGELIEHGINGWLYPAGDIDSMAQALIDLRQDVSLRERLGRAARETAEGHSWTKVLDQIFDAVTRDQFIPADDHGALRDELQV, from the coding sequence ATGCGTATTGCCTATGTCTGCGCGGACCCTGGAGTCCCCGTCTTCGGTAGCAAAGGGTGCTCGATCCATGTCCAGGAGATGGTGCGAGCCATGCTTGCGCGAGGTAACGATGTGGAGCTATTCGTCGCACGCACCGGAGGAGAACCCCCGCCAGACTTGCGAAACTGCATCGTTCACGAGATGTCGATCCCACACTGCGAGAACACTCGTACCCGGGAGGTCGAACAAGTGCTATGGAATCAACGCGTTGCACGTGCGCTGGACAGTCGGCCCAAATTCGATTTCATCTATGAGCGGTATGCCCTTTGGAGCGCTAACGCAATGCTGTGGGCAAAACGGAAGAACATTCCATCTGTACTGGAAGTCAACTCGCCACTGATCGATGAACAAGCCAACCATCGTGAGCTCGTCCAGTCTCACTTGGCGAGCGTCATGACGAGAGACGCGATGCGAAACGCTAGAACGACCTATGTCGTCTCCCATCAAATCGTCCCCTACTGTCGCAGATTCGTTTCTGAAAAGCGGTCGGTGCACGTGATCCCCAACGGAGTCAACACAGACCGATTCTCGCCCGGCTCGAAGGCAACCGATCCGTTTCCTGGATTGACGATCGGGTTCATCGGCTCGCTCAAGCCCTGGCATGGTGTCGATGGACTCATCGAAGCATTCCTCAGAGTCTGCCGATCCACTCGACTCGATCTGACGCATCCCGAACGACACGCTACGTGCAGGTTGTTGATTGTTGGAGACGGTCCTGAGTGTCAGGCAATAAAGGCTCGGGTGCTGGAGCACGCCGAACTCCGAGACAGTGTCAGGCTGATTGGCGCGGTTGATCCGCAGTCCGTTCCCGGATGGCTCAACTCGATGGACATCGCCGTGGCACCCTACCCAGACTTAGATGACTTCTATTTTTCACCGTTGAAAGTCTACGAATACATGGCGGCTGGCCGCGTCGTGCTCGGAAGTGCAACGGGCCAGATTGGTGAACTCATCGAACACGGCATCAATGGATGGCTGTATCCCGCCGGCGACATCGACTCAATGGCCCAAGCGTTAATCGATCTACGCCAAGATGTTTCACTTCGTGAGCGACTCGGTCGCGCCGCCCGTGAGACTGCGGAAGGTCACAGTTGGACGAAAGTTCTCGACCAAATTTTTGACGCCGTCACACGAGACCAATTCATCCCCGCCGACGACCATGGAGCACTGCGAGATGAACTTCAAGTCTGA